The following are from one region of the Juglans regia cultivar Chandler chromosome 10, Walnut 2.0, whole genome shotgun sequence genome:
- the LOC109020129 gene encoding uncharacterized protein LOC109020129, whose product MLVLADKEANTGALRNTLSRVWQIEGKAVFKEVGRNKFLVECKKVEDKKRIMKGRPWSFDKNLVCLQDCEGFRSWMDMRFKKEPFWIQCHDLPFAGMNYNTSVNLCKGVREVLMVDTDSSGLCWGSFLRVKVLLDITKPLARGRQLSLDESKSWIPFKYERLPNFCYHCGMIKHAMGICESLDRGKTSMEGFSQQYGPWLRANPKASLTGNSQDRKVLGHGGRPGSVSREEDGGD is encoded by the coding sequence ATGTTGGTGCTGGCTGATAAGGAAGCCAACACAGGTGCCCTTAGGAACACCCTATCCCGAGTATGGCAGATAGAAGGGAAAGCTGTCTTCAAAGAGGTAGGCAGGAACAAGTTTTTGGTGGAGTGTAAGAAGGTGGAAGACAAGAAGAGGATCATGAAAGGCCGTCCCTGGTCTTTTGATAAGAATCTAGTTTGCTTGCAAGACTGCGAAGGGTTCAGGTCTTGGATGGACATGCGTTTTAAGAAAGAACCTTTCTGGATCCAGTGCCATGATCTACCTTTTGCTGGTATGAACTATAACACAAGTGTTAATCTGTGCAAAGGGGTGAGAGAGGTACTTATGGTCGACACTGATAGCAGTGGTCTTTGCTGGGGGAGTTTCTTAAGAGTTAAAGTCCTTTTAGATATCACTAAGCCTTTGGCAAGAGGGAGACAACTCAGTCTGGATGAATCAAAGTCTTGGATTCCTTTCAAATATGAGAGGCTGCCAAACTTTTGCTACCATTGTGGAATGATCAAGCATGCTATGGGCATATGTGAAAGTCTGGATAGAGGGAAGACGAGTATGGAAGGTTTCAGTCAACAATATGGTCCTTGGCTAAGGGCAAATCCTAAAGCCTCTTTGACTGGCAATAGTCAAGATAGGAAGGTACTTGGCCATGGAGGGAGGCCGGGGAGTGTCAGTAGGGAGGAAGATGGCGGAGATTAG
- the LOC109020128 gene encoding uncharacterized protein LOC109020128 translates to MSTLYPDAINAPELQIWNNAAFDNEESDESDPVKASWSDKHAVNRSESLESDCGKENLIPLVVKSPLSEKSPVPIKPLLPSRNLPLKILLETPAVPKKGYKAIEENKRVREDKVIDSEIESIEKEISQLSLRLEALRFEKAERNAMSTVERRGRIVPAKFMEPKQGVENSDLNRKIEEPLTSSAKPKINRRGVSLGPAEIFAGARPRQPGKTEITPVQPIQSRRKSCFWKLQDIDELKAAKERGKSLSVSPKSRKTLSKFQAPKQAATTVGSKRPLKKEDRFLASIQPKKLFKDGEKSLTAKKPFKSGRVVASRYTQISNQTNGNSRLSDGRKRSLPEDDNEHGNRCDRRRTSSVGKLHGNQGTDSRLKKLWEIPSEVLVYKGEEDESLESIAEMGGVLPKIRIVRCVKDTPRDSGPAKRVAELIGRRSYFCNAEGAEPSVCQALNFEGDAQEELIG, encoded by the coding sequence ATGAGTACTCTCTACCCAGATGCAATTAACGCCCCGGAGCTCCAGATATGGAACAATGCCGCTTTTGACAACGAAGAATCCGATGAATCGGACCCCGTTAAAGCCTCTTGGTCTGATAAGCACGCCGTGAACCGGTCTGAGTCTCTTGAATCCGATTGCGGCAAAGAAAATCTGATCCCTTTGGTGGTAAAATCCCCTCTATCAGAAAAATCTCCGGTACCCATTAAGCCACTTCTCCCGAGTAGGAACTTGCCATTGAAGATTCTTCTTGAAACTCCGGCGGTTCCAAAGAAGGGGTACAAAGCAATAGAGGAAAACAAAAGAGTCCGTGAGGATAAAGTAATTGATTCGGAGATCGAGAGTATTGAAAAGGAGATTAGTCAGTTATCATTGAGACTCGAAGCGCTTCGATTCGAAAAGGCCGAGCGGAATGCGATGAGTACAGTCGAAAGGCGGGGAAGGATTGTTCCGGCTAAGTTTATGGAGCCGAAACAGGGTGTAGAGAATTCTGATTTGAACAGAAAGATCGAAGAACCTTTAACCTCAAGCGCAAAGCCAAAGATTAACCGTAGGGGTGTAAGTTTGGGTCCCGCGGAGATATTCGCCGGAGCCAGACCTCGACAGCCAGGCAAGACTGAAATCACGCCGGTCCAACCGATTCAGAGTCGCCGGAAATCATGCTTTTGGAAACTTCAAGACATTGATGAGTTGAAAGCGGCAAAAGAAAGGGGTAAGAGTCTGAGTGTTAGCCCGAAATCGCGGAAAACTTTGTCTAAGTTTCAAGCTCCAAAGCAGGCAGCAACCACGGTCGGGTCTAAAAGGCCTCTCAAGAAAGAAGATCGGTTTCTCGCATCAATTCAGCCAAAGAAGCTGTTCAAGGATGGAGAAAAGTCGCTGACCGCAAAGAAACCATTTAAGTCTGGTAGGGTGGTGGCGAGCCGATATACCCAGATTTCCAATCAGACAAATGGGAATTCGAGACTGAGCGATGGGAGGAAGCGGTCTTTACCGGAGGATGATAATGAGCATGGTAACAGGTGTGACCGAAGGCGCACTTCATCGGTGGGAAAATTACATGGGAATCAGGGAACGGACAGTCGGTTGAAGAAACTTTGGGAGATTCCGAGTGAGGTACTGGTATACAAGGGTGAGGAAGATGAGTCTTTAGAGTCAATTGCTGAGATGGGTGGAGTGCTTCCGAAAATTAGGATAGTCCGGTGTGTGAAGGACACTCCGAGAGACTCGGGACCAGCCAAAAGAGTGGCTGAATTGATTGGGAGAAGGTCGTACTTTTGCAATGCTGAGGGGGCGGAGCCTTCAGTTTGTCAGGCTTTGAATTTTGAGGGAGATGCACAAGAAGAATTAATTGGATAA